The following coding sequences lie in one uncultured Mailhella sp. genomic window:
- the secD gene encoding protein translocase subunit SecD: protein MKALRLRLAVSLIVLLVVLAYALPNIPAIGNSPLGAFMQDRISLGLDLKGGMNLTLGVDVEKAVQNTLSVNGQDIRDRAEQEKITVMKPRLNADGLLEVTLPRADQAGAFESMMGKWFPNLQQVSSDTSAAGRVYVFELSPAARKQTEDMTMEQVVRTIRNRIDQFGVAEPDIRKQSDNQVQVQLPGMTDAERAIQIIGQTAHLEFHIVRDDVDPTSIMLPAGTARYPLIVKGQYGSQTESTIILDTEALMGGEDITNARPAFNEFGQSYVALEFNNRGASNFERITGEHIKKRMAIVLDGKVYSAPVIQDRIAGGKASITGNFTTEEAQDLAIVLRAGSLPTPVSVLEERTVGPSLGKESINSGIKASLVGAAAVVLVMPLYYGLSGLIADVMLCFTITILLAGMTLFGATLTLPGIAGIVLTIGMSVDANVLIFERIREELKAGMSAMEAVRAGFSRASISIIDSNLTTLITAAILYQFGTGPVRGFAVTLSLGILASMFTAVFVSRAVFESWVARSASQKISI, encoded by the coding sequence ATGAAAGCTCTGCGTTTGCGCCTGGCCGTCTCCCTCATCGTGCTGCTCGTGGTGCTTGCGTACGCCCTGCCCAACATTCCCGCCATCGGCAACTCCCCTCTGGGCGCGTTCATGCAGGACCGCATCAGTCTCGGCCTGGACCTCAAGGGCGGCATGAATCTCACCCTGGGCGTGGATGTGGAAAAGGCCGTGCAGAATACGCTGTCCGTCAACGGACAGGACATCCGCGACCGCGCCGAACAGGAAAAAATCACCGTCATGAAGCCCCGGCTCAACGCCGACGGCCTTCTCGAAGTCACGCTGCCCCGCGCCGATCAGGCCGGAGCCTTCGAGTCCATGATGGGCAAGTGGTTCCCCAATCTGCAGCAGGTCAGCTCCGACACTTCCGCCGCTGGCCGCGTCTATGTCTTTGAACTCTCTCCCGCCGCCCGCAAGCAGACGGAAGACATGACCATGGAACAGGTCGTGCGCACCATACGCAACCGCATCGACCAGTTCGGCGTGGCCGAACCCGACATCCGCAAGCAGTCGGACAATCAGGTGCAGGTGCAGCTGCCCGGCATGACCGACGCCGAACGCGCCATCCAGATCATCGGCCAGACCGCCCATCTGGAATTCCACATCGTGCGCGACGACGTGGATCCCACGTCCATCATGCTGCCCGCCGGCACGGCCCGCTATCCGCTCATCGTGAAGGGTCAGTACGGTTCGCAGACCGAGAGCACCATCATCCTCGACACCGAAGCCCTCATGGGCGGCGAGGACATCACCAACGCCCGCCCCGCCTTCAACGAATTCGGCCAGTCCTACGTGGCCCTGGAATTCAACAACCGCGGTGCCAGCAACTTTGAACGCATCACCGGCGAACACATCAAGAAGCGCATGGCCATCGTGCTCGACGGCAAGGTCTATTCCGCGCCCGTCATTCAGGACCGCATCGCCGGCGGCAAGGCCTCCATCACCGGCAACTTCACCACCGAAGAGGCGCAGGATCTCGCCATCGTGCTGCGCGCAGGCTCCCTGCCCACCCCCGTGTCCGTGCTCGAAGAGCGCACCGTGGGCCCCTCCCTCGGCAAGGAATCCATCAACAGCGGCATCAAGGCCTCCCTCGTGGGCGCGGCCGCCGTGGTGCTCGTCATGCCCCTCTACTACGGGCTCTCCGGCCTCATCGCCGACGTCATGCTCTGCTTCACCATCACCATTCTGCTCGCCGGCATGACCCTCTTCGGCGCCACCCTCACCCTGCCCGGCATTGCGGGCATCGTGCTCACCATCGGCATGTCGGTGGACGCCAACGTGCTCATCTTCGAGCGCATCAGAGAAGAGCTCAAGGCGGGCATGTCCGCCATGGAAGCCGTCAGGGCCGGTTTCAGCCGGGCCAGCATCTCCATCATCGACTCGAACCTGACTACGCTCATCACCGCGGCCATTCTGTACCAGTTCGGCACGGGCCCCGTCCGCGGCTTCGCCGTCACGCTGTCGCTGGGCATTCTGGCCTCCATGTTCACGGCCGTGTTCGTTTCCCGCGCCGTGTTTGAATCGTGGGTCGCCCGCTCCGCCAGTCAGAAAATCAGCATTTAG
- the secF gene encoding protein translocase subunit SecF: MAFALLSRQTNIDFVGFRRIAYSISGFFIILGLIAIFWNGGLRYGVDFAGGVMVQIEFAQPIPDEQVKTALKDVDLPGLTVQQVDTEDRDYLLRFSMPTAENQDLREQVSSALKSSIPDNPSTIQRLESVGPKVGNDLRNMAIEALFYAVLLITVYISGRFEYSWFMAGAMAIVLCAAVYGASYLDFNRLWGVAIGMIITLLCCWKLKLNFALGAILALIHDVIVTLGLLTLLGVEIDLNVIAALLTLVGYSINDTIVVYDRIRENLRAVPADAHPKPTMGQIINKSVNQTLSRTIMTSATTLVASLALYLLGGNVIHDFALTITLGIVFGTFSSIFVASPILIAFGDVDLYHSKTKQKDDYERPGEHGIV, translated from the coding sequence ATGGCATTCGCACTTCTTTCCCGTCAGACCAACATCGACTTTGTCGGCTTCCGCCGCATAGCCTACAGCATCTCCGGCTTCTTCATCATTCTCGGCCTGATCGCCATCTTCTGGAACGGCGGTCTGCGCTACGGCGTGGACTTCGCCGGCGGCGTCATGGTGCAGATTGAATTCGCCCAGCCCATTCCCGACGAACAGGTGAAAACCGCCCTGAAGGACGTCGATCTGCCCGGCCTCACCGTGCAGCAGGTCGATACCGAAGACCGCGACTATCTGCTGCGCTTCTCCATGCCCACGGCGGAAAATCAGGATCTGCGCGAGCAGGTGTCCTCCGCGCTGAAGTCCAGCATTCCCGACAACCCCTCCACCATCCAGCGCCTGGAATCCGTGGGCCCCAAGGTGGGCAACGATCTGCGCAACATGGCCATCGAAGCACTGTTCTACGCCGTGCTGCTCATCACCGTGTACATCTCCGGCCGCTTTGAATACAGCTGGTTCATGGCCGGAGCCATGGCCATCGTGCTCTGCGCCGCCGTGTACGGCGCTTCCTACCTCGACTTCAACCGGCTGTGGGGCGTGGCCATCGGCATGATCATCACGCTTCTCTGCTGCTGGAAGCTCAAGCTCAACTTTGCCCTGGGCGCCATTCTGGCCCTCATTCACGACGTGATCGTCACGCTCGGCCTGCTCACCCTGCTCGGCGTGGAAATAGACCTCAACGTCATTGCGGCTCTGCTCACCCTCGTGGGCTACTCCATCAACGACACCATCGTCGTGTACGACCGCATCCGTGAAAACCTGCGCGCCGTGCCCGCAGACGCCCATCCGAAGCCCACCATGGGGCAGATCATCAACAAGTCCGTGAACCAGACGCTCTCGCGCACCATCATGACCTCCGCCACCACGCTGGTGGCCAGCCTGGCCCTGTACCTGCTCGGCGGCAACGTCATTCACGACTTCGCCCTGACCATCACGCTCGGCATCGTGTTCGGCACATTCTCCTCCATCTTCGTGGCCTCGCCCATCCTCATCGCCTTCGGCGACGTGGATCTCTACCACTCCAAGACGAAGCAGAAGGACGACTACGAACGCCCCGGCGAACACGGCATCGTGTAG
- a CDS encoding ATP-grasp domain-containing protein produces the protein MIILDKQYVSRELRDYLVESRTPVLRNEAALAAAPEGAFRLVSDEEADALLAQGDRIYTTCENSLSWVLKHSPDKGLQKGIALCKDKAAFRRMLAKIYPDFMFREVETADLDKIDFSELKTPFILKPSVGFFSVGVYTIFSEDDWKKALEDIRLHSDDWKKHYDESVVASSRFILEQYIGGEEYAVDFYYDDEGRAVIVNIFHHEFASADDVSDRLYCSGASIIREHLEPFTEFFNRMNEEMGARNLPIHLELRVDNGRIIPIEANPLRFAGWCLTDLSLHAYGFRTYDYFLRNVRPDWDSLLKGKEDKIYSFIVLNPPASLKPSDVFNYDRLRASFRNVMELRPIDYHAGPVFGFLFTETLASDRAELDHILRSDLTEYLD, from the coding sequence ATGATCATTCTTGACAAACAGTACGTGTCCCGGGAACTTCGGGATTATCTTGTTGAAAGCCGCACGCCCGTGCTCCGCAACGAAGCCGCGCTGGCCGCCGCGCCCGAAGGGGCGTTCCGTCTCGTTTCCGACGAAGAGGCCGACGCGCTGCTCGCGCAGGGCGACCGCATCTACACCACCTGCGAAAATTCCCTTTCGTGGGTGCTGAAGCATTCGCCCGACAAAGGGCTGCAGAAGGGCATAGCCCTGTGCAAGGACAAGGCTGCCTTCCGCCGCATGCTCGCGAAAATCTATCCCGATTTCATGTTCCGCGAAGTCGAGACGGCCGATCTCGACAAGATCGACTTCAGCGAACTGAAGACGCCCTTCATCCTCAAGCCTTCCGTGGGCTTTTTCAGCGTGGGCGTGTACACCATCTTCAGCGAGGACGACTGGAAGAAGGCGCTGGAAGACATCCGTCTGCACTCCGACGACTGGAAGAAGCACTACGATGAAAGCGTGGTGGCGAGCAGCCGTTTTATCCTTGAGCAGTACATCGGCGGCGAGGAATACGCGGTCGATTTCTACTACGACGACGAAGGCCGGGCCGTCATCGTGAACATCTTCCATCACGAATTCGCTTCGGCGGACGACGTGAGCGACAGACTGTACTGCTCCGGCGCGTCCATCATCCGTGAGCATCTTGAGCCGTTCACTGAGTTCTTCAACCGCATGAATGAGGAAATGGGCGCGCGCAATCTGCCCATTCATCTGGAATTGCGTGTGGACAACGGCCGCATCATCCCCATCGAGGCCAATCCGCTGCGCTTTGCGGGCTGGTGCCTCACCGATCTTTCTCTGCACGCCTACGGCTTCCGCACCTACGACTATTTCCTGCGGAACGTTCGTCCCGACTGGGACAGCCTGCTGAAGGGCAAGGAAGACAAGATCTATTCCTTCATCGTGCTGAATCCGCCGGCGAGCCTCAAGCCTTCCGACGTGTTCAACTACGACAGGCTCCGCGCCTCCTTCCGCAACGTGATGGAACTGCGTCCCATCGACTATCATGCCGGTCCGGTGTTCGGCTTCCTGTTCACTGAGACGCTGGCTTCCGACCGTGCGGAACTGGATCACATTCTGCGCAGCGATCTGACCGAGTATCTCGACTGA
- a CDS encoding oligopeptide/dipeptide ABC transporter ATP-binding protein, translating into MDALLELKRVSREFAVRRGFFDPRPASVKAVNEVSFQLSAGETLGLVGESGCGKSTLARMAVGLLSPSSGEVLLSGRPIGAWSPLERASRIQMIFQDPFSSLDPRQSVGSSIAEPLRLAAQAAGRPLSRAEWREKVQEILVHVGLQPEHIDRYPHEFSGGQRQRVAVARAIVARPGAVVCDEPVSALDASVQAQVLNLLKDMQQNMGLGYLFISHDLGVIGFMSDRVAVMYLGRLVEMASCDELFSHAAHPYTEALMAAAPSRDPSRRGRGAILSGEMPSPLSPPAGCAFHPRCPHARPQCREEEPPLVAVNQGHAVRCHFPL; encoded by the coding sequence ATGGATGCGTTGCTGGAACTGAAACGGGTGAGCCGGGAATTTGCCGTGCGGCGGGGCTTTTTCGATCCCCGTCCGGCAAGCGTGAAGGCCGTGAACGAGGTAAGCTTCCAGCTTTCCGCCGGAGAAACTCTGGGGCTTGTGGGAGAATCGGGCTGCGGCAAGTCCACGCTCGCCCGCATGGCCGTGGGGCTGCTTTCGCCCTCTTCCGGCGAGGTTCTGCTTTCGGGGCGGCCCATCGGAGCGTGGTCGCCTCTTGAGCGCGCAAGCCGCATTCAGATGATCTTTCAGGATCCGTTTTCCTCGCTCGATCCGCGCCAGAGCGTGGGATCCAGCATTGCCGAACCGCTGCGCCTCGCCGCGCAGGCCGCCGGACGGCCGCTGTCGCGGGCCGAATGGCGGGAAAAGGTGCAGGAGATTCTTGTGCATGTGGGGCTTCAGCCCGAGCACATCGACAGGTATCCGCACGAGTTTTCCGGCGGACAGCGTCAGCGCGTGGCCGTGGCCAGAGCCATTGTGGCGCGGCCCGGCGCGGTGGTGTGCGACGAGCCCGTTTCCGCCCTTGACGCTTCGGTGCAGGCGCAGGTGCTGAATCTTTTGAAGGACATGCAGCAGAACATGGGCCTCGGCTACCTGTTCATTTCCCACGACCTCGGCGTCATCGGCTTCATGAGCGACCGTGTGGCCGTCATGTACCTCGGGCGTCTTGTGGAAATGGCTTCCTGCGACGAACTTTTTTCCCATGCCGCGCATCCCTACACGGAAGCGCTCATGGCCGCCGCGCCGTCGCGGGATCCGTCCCGCCGCGGCCGGGGCGCGATTCTTTCCGGAGAAATGCCGAGTCCGCTTTCTCCGCCTGCCGGATGCGCCTTCCATCCCCGCTGCCCGCACGCAAGACCGCAGTGCCGGGAAGAAGAGCCTCCGCTTGTTGCCGTCAACCAAGGGCATGCCGTGCGCTGCCACTTCCCCCTGTGA
- a CDS encoding glucan biosynthesis protein G, giving the protein MIFSFCLLAALFAAPLSAGAAAPFAFADVQAKAQDLAGTKYVPTTPVPEFLTKLNYGEWSGIRYLPEKALWAEDNLPFTVQFFHPGLYYDRTVRVHIVNDEGVEDVAFDPSLFQYGSEDLARQVAQTKDMNFAGFRLHYPLNKPEYKDEVAIFLGASYFRALAADTHYGIYSRGLALDTATAQGEEFPYFKEFWIVKPAADARDITIYALMDSESMAGAYRFIITPGSPTVMDVKCALFTRKGAKNFQKIGLAPLTSMFFYGEEKNGRPGDYRPEVHNSDGLLFVNGDKHWFWSPLANFKRLSVNTFPLQNPRGFGLLQRDSDFKSYQDIEAAYERRPSLWVEPLGDWGPGTLNLVEIPTEDEMHDNIVAFWTPDKPRDKNNPDQPEAELRYPDTQMYSWKLYWMQPQTQQHDRGQVTSTRVSRNGDTMTFHVDFAGGELATLPADTGLSSIVETPEPIPLLEKKLLRNPATGGWRLTFTVRLPKEEGVIQSLMAARKGPVTLRFRALLKKGENLPDPLTETWIYDWQLQQQ; this is encoded by the coding sequence ATGATTTTTTCTTTCTGCCTGCTTGCGGCTCTTTTTGCGGCTCCTCTTTCCGCCGGCGCCGCGGCGCCCTTCGCCTTTGCCGACGTGCAGGCCAAGGCGCAGGATCTGGCCGGAACAAAGTACGTTCCCACCACTCCCGTGCCGGAATTTCTCACCAAGCTCAATTACGGCGAATGGAGCGGCATCCGCTACCTGCCGGAAAAGGCGCTCTGGGCCGAGGATAATCTGCCCTTCACGGTGCAGTTCTTCCACCCCGGACTGTACTACGACAGAACGGTGCGCGTACACATCGTCAACGACGAAGGCGTGGAAGACGTGGCCTTTGATCCTTCGCTGTTCCAGTACGGCAGCGAAGACCTGGCCAGGCAGGTCGCCCAGACCAAGGACATGAACTTCGCCGGATTCCGTCTGCATTATCCGCTGAACAAGCCCGAATACAAGGACGAAGTGGCCATTTTCCTCGGCGCGTCCTACTTCCGCGCGCTGGCTGCGGATACGCACTACGGCATCTATTCCCGCGGCCTCGCCCTGGACACCGCCACGGCGCAGGGCGAAGAGTTCCCCTACTTCAAGGAATTCTGGATCGTGAAGCCCGCCGCCGACGCCAGGGACATCACCATCTACGCGCTCATGGACAGTGAAAGCATGGCCGGAGCCTACCGCTTCATCATCACGCCCGGATCTCCCACGGTCATGGACGTGAAATGCGCGCTCTTCACCCGCAAGGGAGCCAAAAACTTTCAGAAAATCGGCCTTGCTCCCCTCACGAGCATGTTCTTCTACGGTGAAGAGAAAAACGGCCGTCCCGGCGACTACCGGCCCGAAGTCCACAATTCCGACGGCCTGCTCTTCGTGAACGGCGACAAGCACTGGTTCTGGAGCCCGCTCGCCAACTTCAAGCGCCTCAGCGTGAACACCTTCCCGCTTCAGAATCCGCGCGGCTTCGGCCTTCTGCAGCGCGACAGCGACTTCAAGAGCTATCAGGACATCGAAGCCGCCTATGAACGCCGTCCCTCCCTGTGGGTGGAACCCCTGGGCGACTGGGGCCCCGGCACGCTGAACCTGGTGGAAATTCCCACGGAAGACGAAATGCACGACAACATCGTGGCCTTCTGGACGCCCGACAAGCCCCGCGACAAAAACAATCCCGATCAGCCGGAAGCGGAACTGCGCTATCCAGACACGCAGATGTACAGCTGGAAGCTCTACTGGATGCAGCCCCAGACCCAGCAGCACGACCGCGGACAGGTCACCTCCACCCGCGTTTCCCGCAACGGCGACACCATGACCTTCCATGTGGACTTCGCCGGCGGCGAACTGGCCACGCTCCCTGCGGATACCGGCCTTTCGAGCATCGTGGAAACGCCCGAGCCCATTCCGCTGCTGGAAAAGAAACTGCTGCGCAATCCGGCCACGGGCGGCTGGCGGCTCACCTTCACCGTGCGTCTGCCCAAGGAAGAAGGCGTCATTCAGAGCCTCATGGCCGCACGCAAGGGGCCCGTCACGCTGCGCTTCCGCGCCCTGCTCAAGAAGGGCGAAAACCTGCCCGATCCTCTGACCGAAACCTGGATCTACGACTGGCAGCTGCAGCAGCAGTAA
- the mdoH gene encoding glucans biosynthesis glucosyltransferase MdoH — translation MNAYQDMDFRVRDRILLYARGLNLSPKASVELALESLKRCESDHPSYHEALACLHAILAEKGRELIPGDEAPHLVSAPGMTRSSMLAEELDRTPWLSIFKKTLSRLFRIFRPSGMAARASWKDSADRQRQQLEWERVAGRRRTLLMTLILVPAVIGAYLMYSILPQQGIEAVKIMTAVLFAILFGWISIGFWMCVAGCWVLSHKVDRFTPTRGCDAVNIPDTTRTAILFPVYNEDTRKYMAGIAATWHSLVQTGESDKFDIFILSDSTSPDSWVAEEEAWYEFCQRENVFNHIFYRRRRNNTKRKSGNVADFCRRWGAQYKYMIVFDADSVMSGRTMVRMVKSMELHPEMGMIQTPPLAVNMNSLVARVQQFANHLYGPVFATGLHFWLLGDAQYWGHNAIIRVDPFIKHCQLPTLPGRGPLAGDILSHDFVESALMRRAGYGVWLAYDLDGSWEESPPSLIDELIRDRRWCQGNLQHSRLIFSGGIFPTHRALFINGIMSYASALLWLFFLVFSSIQAVTEAFIPPSYFPNGPTLFPVWPTWYPKWALLLLVSTCIMLFMPKIFAIILTLRKGGAKNFGGAFSMCMSVLGEVLISTLLAPVRMLFHSFFVVTTLLGWKVSWNTQNRSDTGTSWSDAIRFHWWGTLIGLLWGGVMWLINPGFFIWFSPIAVGLVLSIPLSVFTSRVSWGLAAKRMGLFITSSELKAEPEQADMHRELERPDRYSPFTIARDKGFTRAVVIPRVHALHIALIRRRKWERPIGEEREKMRRALLAKALETGPRGLSKQEKSALLMDPRLLNELHRNVWQLDPEKGHDWGVAQN, via the coding sequence ATGAACGCCTATCAGGATATGGATTTCCGGGTCCGCGACCGCATTCTGCTCTATGCGCGCGGGCTGAACCTCTCGCCGAAGGCCAGCGTGGAACTCGCGCTGGAAAGCCTGAAACGCTGCGAATCCGATCATCCGAGCTACCACGAGGCCCTCGCCTGCCTCCACGCCATTCTGGCGGAAAAAGGCCGTGAACTCATTCCCGGCGACGAAGCGCCGCATCTCGTGTCCGCCCCGGGCATGACCCGCAGCTCCATGCTGGCCGAAGAACTCGACCGCACGCCGTGGCTGAGCATCTTCAAAAAAACGCTGAGCCGTCTGTTTCGCATCTTCCGCCCCTCCGGCATGGCCGCGCGCGCATCCTGGAAGGACAGCGCCGACAGACAGCGCCAGCAGCTGGAATGGGAACGCGTGGCGGGCCGCCGCCGCACCCTGCTCATGACGCTGATTCTCGTGCCCGCCGTCATCGGCGCGTACCTCATGTACAGCATTCTGCCGCAGCAGGGCATTGAAGCCGTCAAAATCATGACGGCCGTGCTGTTCGCCATTCTGTTCGGATGGATTTCCATCGGCTTCTGGATGTGCGTGGCGGGCTGCTGGGTGCTCTCCCACAAGGTGGACCGCTTCACTCCCACGCGCGGATGCGACGCCGTGAACATTCCCGACACGACCCGCACCGCCATTCTCTTCCCCGTGTACAATGAGGACACCCGCAAATACATGGCGGGCATTGCCGCCACCTGGCACTCCCTGGTGCAGACCGGCGAAAGCGACAAGTTCGACATCTTCATTCTCAGCGACTCCACCAGTCCCGACTCCTGGGTGGCCGAAGAGGAAGCCTGGTACGAATTCTGCCAGAGAGAAAACGTGTTCAACCACATTTTCTACCGTCGCCGCCGCAACAACACCAAGCGCAAGAGCGGCAACGTGGCCGACTTCTGCCGCCGCTGGGGCGCGCAGTACAAGTACATGATCGTGTTCGACGCCGACAGCGTCATGAGCGGCCGCACCATGGTGCGCATGGTGAAGTCCATGGAGCTGCATCCCGAAATGGGCATGATCCAGACGCCGCCGCTCGCCGTGAACATGAACAGCCTCGTGGCCCGCGTGCAGCAGTTCGCGAACCATCTCTACGGCCCCGTGTTCGCCACAGGCCTGCATTTCTGGCTGCTCGGCGACGCCCAGTACTGGGGACACAACGCCATCATACGCGTGGATCCATTCATCAAGCACTGTCAGCTTCCCACCCTGCCCGGACGCGGTCCCCTCGCCGGCGACATTCTGAGCCACGACTTCGTGGAATCCGCCCTCATGCGGCGCGCAGGCTACGGCGTGTGGCTGGCCTACGACCTCGACGGCTCCTGGGAAGAAAGTCCGCCTTCGCTCATCGACGAACTCATACGCGACCGCCGCTGGTGTCAGGGCAACCTGCAGCACAGCCGTCTCATCTTCTCGGGCGGCATCTTCCCCACGCATCGCGCGCTGTTCATCAACGGCATCATGTCCTACGCCTCGGCCCTGCTGTGGCTGTTCTTCCTGGTGTTCAGCTCCATTCAGGCCGTGACGGAAGCCTTCATTCCGCCCTCCTACTTCCCGAACGGCCCCACGCTGTTCCCCGTGTGGCCCACCTGGTATCCCAAATGGGCCCTGCTGCTGCTCGTCAGCACCTGCATCATGCTGTTCATGCCCAAGATTTTCGCTATCATTCTCACGCTGCGCAAAGGCGGCGCCAAAAACTTCGGCGGAGCCTTCAGCATGTGCATGAGCGTGCTCGGCGAAGTCCTCATTTCCACGCTGCTCGCCCCCGTGCGCATGCTCTTTCACAGCTTCTTCGTGGTCACCACCCTGCTCGGCTGGAAGGTTTCGTGGAACACCCAGAACCGCAGCGACACCGGCACAAGCTGGAGCGACGCCATCCGCTTCCACTGGTGGGGCACGCTCATCGGCCTTTTGTGGGGCGGCGTCATGTGGCTCATCAATCCGGGCTTCTTCATCTGGTTCTCGCCCATCGCCGTCGGTCTCGTGCTCTCCATTCCGCTTTCGGTGTTCACCAGCCGCGTGAGCTGGGGCCTGGCCGCCAAACGCATGGGCCTCTTCATCACCTCGTCCGAACTCAAGGCCGAGCCCGAACAGGCCGACATGCACAGGGAACTCGAACGCCCCGACCGCTATTCGCCCTTCACCATCGCGCGCGACAAGGGCTTCACGCGCGCCGTGGTCATTCCCCGCGTGCACGCGCTGCACATCGCCCTCATCCGTCGCCGCAAGTGGGAACGTCCCATCGGCGAAGAGCGCGAAAAGATGCGCCGCGCCCTGCTGGCCAAGGCTCTGGAAACCGGGCCGCGCGGCCTTTCCAAGCAGGAGAAGTCGGCGCTGCTCATGGATCCTCGCCTCTTGAACGAACTGCACAGGAACGTCTG